The Verrucomicrobium spinosum DSM 4136 = JCM 18804 DNA segment TCAGCAACACCGAGGCCGACATCGTGAAGGCCGAGGGCAAACCCGACGCCCGCAGCAAGGCCAAGTTCACCATCAAGCCCGAGGCTGAGAAGGAAGCCCAGGACCGCATCCACGCCCTGCTTTCCCGCTTCCCCGTTTATCCGAATCTCGACCTGGGCCTGCTGCAGAAGCACTTTGCCCCGGCCGCGGCCTAGTCCAGACAATCTCCGTTGCATGGAGTTGCAGTTTACAGATCGTGAGAAGCTCCGGCCGCCCATCGAGGGCGGCCGGGTGCTTTTGCACTCCTGCTGCGCCCCCTGCTCCGGAGAGGTCATGGAGGCCATCGCCGCCTCTGGCATTGAGTTTTCGATCTACTTCTACAATCCCAACATCCACCCGCGTGAGGAGTATGAGCTGCGCAAACAGGAGAACATCCGGTTCGCGGAGAAACACTCCATCCCGTTTGTGGATGCGGACTATGACAAGGACAACTGGTTCCAGCGTGTGAAGGGTCTGGAATGGGAGCCCGAGCGGGGAGCCCGCTGCACCGCGTGTTTTGACATGCGTTTCGAGCGGACGGCCCTCTATGCCCACGAGCACGGCTATCCAGTGATCACCAGCTGTCTGGGCATCTCCCGTTGGAAGAACCTGGCTCAGATCAACGACTGCGGCGTCCGCGCCTCCGCCCGCTACCCAGGGATGAAGTACTGGGAGATCAACTGGCGAAAGAAAGGCGGCTCCAGCCGCATGCTGGAGATATCCAAGGAAGAGCGCTTCTACCAGCAGGAATACTGCGGCTGCATCTACTCCCTGCGGGATACGAACAAACACCGCCTGGCCCAGGGCAGGTTAAAGATCGTGCTGGGGGAGAAATACTATGGCCCCGAAAGCACCGGGGAGTAAGGGGGGAATGCGAGATGGCGAAGGCGGAAGGCGGAATGTTTTTTGAAGCGTAAGGACACCACAAGGGCCATGGAATGTTCGGCGAAGCATCCGTCTCAGTTCGTTCGTCACGCCCCACTGACGGGTAACAGGAAGCCCCTGTCCCGGAGGGACGCCAAATCGCCTCAAAATATCACATCAGTCCGCAGTCGATCCACTCATCGGCAAGTAGATGTCTAAGGGCTTGCTCCCGCCAGGCCTCGCGGCAATAGGGCACCCCTTGGGCACTTGGCAGCACTCCACGTGCAAAACATCGCATACCGGGAAGCTAGTGCCTCCTCACGTCGACAACTACGACCGGTGTTGTTGGCCTCATGGCAGAGGGCATCCTCAAACACCCTCTGTCTCCGCGCCCCCCCGATGGCTCCCGCCACAACTCCCACCCACTGGTATTTGATCACCAACCACTCAGCGCCCCTGTAGTTGTTGACGTGAGGATAACGGACCAACCGCGCGCGTTTTTGGGTGGATGCCAAGGAACCAGCCTTGAGGCGACCGCCCCAGATCGAAGCTGATCCCCAGCGGGGATCTCTAACACAGCCCAACGTTGGACGAGCCCTAAGCGAGTCAACGTTGGGTACCCCCAGCAGAGGAGGATCAGGTGGGAAGGCCGACAGCATCCGATTCCTCCCCACCGCCATCAACACCTCCACGTCAGTTGGGCCTGATGTCATGCCCTGACTGACGTTCGCGGCAAGATGCCGCAAACAGCACGCAGGATGCGTGTGCTCCCCGAGCTTCCCGGGCACAGGCCATCTGAAGCCTGTCAGTCTATGCTTCCCCCCAGTTTCCTTGGCAGGCACTAGCTGAAGCGTCTGCAAGCTACTCCTTCAAGCCTTCCGTCGCCAGCAGCCCCTGCTCAGCCCTCCTGCGGCCGGTCCACCATGAGCGACTTCCGCACTTCCTGCAGACAGCGGATCCACACCCCACTGCTCAGCGGGACGTAGTAGCTCTTGCCATCAGAGCGGGTCACGATGTCAAAAATGTTGCTGGGCTGCTGCACGAGCTCATCATAGATCCCGCTGAGAAAGACGCCCTCCACGGTTTTAGGAAACTTCGCACGATACTCCAGGTCAGAAGCTTCTTTGATAGCCTCATCAATCACAATGACCAGGGATGAAAGCGGCAGGCCCACTCCGCTTTTGTTGGCCTCTGCCAGAGCCTCGCCAAGCAGAACCCCCAGCTTGCGGATGACCGGACCCAGATCGCGTCGGGACACAGGACGAGCCTCTTCCTCCATCACATCCTTGTCGGACTTCACGGCGGCGGGAGCCAGGGAATGGAGGTGTCTGTCGGAGCTCACGGGAGTGGGGGTTTGAGGCGGAGCGGAGGTGCCACAAAGACCCGGAGAGGGTCGTGGGAGGGACAACTCCATGTGCCTGGACTGTCCGAATTGTACCAGCACCGTGCCGAAAGTTGAACTTCACCGTTACCTGCGGGAGCCGGGAGGACAGGGGTCGGACGACTCGACAAGCAGGCTCAGAAATTCCTTTATGGTACTGGGCGGGGAACCGCTGCGCCGACAGGCAAAAGCATGCTGTAGCCTTGGGACCGGCCGGGACAATTTTAAAAACACCACGCCATGGGTGATGATGCGCCCCGCCCCCTCCGGCACCAGAGTGATGCCGCTTCCCACGGCGACCATGGCCAGGATGGCGGTGACGCGTTCCGACTCCTGAACGATCCGCACCGGGCC contains these protein-coding regions:
- a CDS encoding epoxyqueuosine reductase QueH: MELQFTDREKLRPPIEGGRVLLHSCCAPCSGEVMEAIAASGIEFSIYFYNPNIHPREEYELRKQENIRFAEKHSIPFVDADYDKDNWFQRVKGLEWEPERGARCTACFDMRFERTALYAHEHGYPVITSCLGISRWKNLAQINDCGVRASARYPGMKYWEINWRKKGGSSRMLEISKEERFYQQEYCGCIYSLRDTNKHRLAQGRLKIVLGEKYYGPESTGE